The Glycine soja cultivar W05 chromosome 8, ASM419377v2, whole genome shotgun sequence genome has a window encoding:
- the LOC114421858 gene encoding chaperone protein dnaJ A6, chloroplastic-like, producing the protein MAITPFSSTSAAQWGIHPQLLLRSSITGKVASSSHNSTGRVSFMAATSSSFFSQDSTLLNVGAPQTFNHRKGSRLIVRANADYYSVLGVSRNASKSEIKSAYRKLARNYHPDVNKEPGAEQKFKEISNAYEVLSDDEKRSIYDRFGEAGLKGSAMGMGDFSNPFDLFESLFEGMNRGAGSRGSWNGAIDGEDEYYSLVLNFKEAVFGIEKEIEISRLESCGTCNGSGAKPGTTPSRCSTCGGQGRVVSSTRTPLGIFQQSMTCSSCNGTGEISTPCNTCSGDGRVRKSKRISLKVPAGVDSGSRLRVRNEGNAGRKGGSPGDLFVVIEVIPDPILKRDDTNILYTCKVSYIDAILGTTIKVPTVDGTVDLKIPAGTQPNTTLVMAKKGVPFLNKDNMRGDQLVRVQVEIPKRLSNDERKLIEELADLSKGKTATGRR; encoded by the exons ATGGCAATAACACCTTTTAGTAGTACATCTGCTGCACAATGGGGAATTCATCCTCAGCTGTTACTAAGATCCAGTATCACGGGCAAGGTTGCATCATCCAGCCACAA TTCTACTGGCAGGGTAAGTTTTATGGCTGCAACAAGTTCAAGCTTTTTTTCTCAAGATTCCACACTACTCAATGTGGGTGCACCCCAAACTTTTAATCATCGCAAGGGATCAAGGTTAATTGTTAGAGCAAATGCT GATTATTATTCTGTCCTTGGGGTTTCAAGAAATGCTAGTAAATCTGAAATTAAGAGTG CATATCGGAAGCTTGCCCGGAATTATCATCCAGATGTCAACAA AGAACCTGGTGCTGAACaaaaatttaaggaaattaGCAATGCCTATGAG GTGTTATCAGATGATGAGAAACGATCCATATATGACAGGTTTGGAGAGGCTGGGCTTAAAGGTTCTGCAATGGGGATGGGG GATTTCAGCAATCCATTTGATCTGTTTGAATCACTGTTTGAGGGCATGAATCGTGGCGCAGGTTCCAGAGGTTCTTGGAATGGAGCAATTGATGGTGAAGATGAGTATTACAgtcttgttttgaactttaaagAAGCAGTTTTTGGCATAGAAAAAGAGATAGAGATAAGCCGATTAGAGAGCTGTGGAACTTGCAATGGTTCAGGGGCTAAACCAGGGACTACACCATCCAGATGTAGCACTTGTGGAGGTCAAGGCCGGGTTGTCTCATCAACAAGAACTCCATTAGGCATCTTCCAGCAGTCAATGACATGCTCTTCATGCAATGGGACTGGAGAAATTTCAACACCTTGCAATACATGTTCTGGGGATGGTCGGGTAAGGAAATCAAAACGGATAAGTCTGAAGGTTCCAGCTGGTGTGGACTCTGGTAGTCGTCTAAGGGTCCGGAATGAGGGGAATGCTGGAAGGAAAGGTGGTTCCCCTGGTGACCTCTTTGTAGTTATTGAGGTTATCCCAGATCCCATCCTTAAACGTGATGACACCAACATTTTATACACCTGCAAGGTTTCGTATATTGATGCAATCCTGGGGACTACAATTAAGGTTCCTACTGTAGATGGAACGGTCGATTTGAAAATTCCTGCTGGGACACAACCGAACACAACACTTGTTATGGCTAAGAAAGGTGTTCCCTTCCTGAATAAAGACAATATGAGGGGTGATCAATTGGTTCGTGTGCA